In Rhizobiales bacterium NRL2, a genomic segment contains:
- a CDS encoding 2-oxoisovalerate dehydrogenase, translating into MAELTMVEAINLALHQEMARDETVLVLGEDVGVDGGIFRVTRDLIEEYGEDRVMDTPLAESGILGFSIGMAMNGMKPVPEMQFSGFAYLGFHQLESHASRMRWRSQGRFSVPMTVRMPYGGGVRALEHHSESREVFYTHMPGMKLVIPSGPRNARALLLAAIRDPDPVVFFEPKASYRAFREEVPDDEEVMEIGRARTAREGSDLTVVAYGAMLPRAMEAAERLSEDGIEADVIDLLTLSPLDYETVVDSVARTGRCVVVHEAPLSYGPAGEIVARVNEGCFLSLEAPVARVAGPDVHMPYFAREQLYLPDADRILDACRRTLDF; encoded by the coding sequence ATGGCTGAACTCACCATGGTCGAGGCCATCAACCTGGCGCTGCACCAGGAGATGGCGCGCGACGAGACCGTGCTGGTGCTGGGCGAGGACGTCGGCGTCGACGGCGGGATCTTCCGTGTCACCAGGGATCTGATCGAGGAATATGGCGAGGACCGGGTGATGGACACGCCGCTGGCGGAGTCCGGCATTCTCGGATTCTCCATCGGCATGGCCATGAACGGCATGAAGCCGGTGCCGGAAATGCAGTTCTCAGGCTTCGCCTATCTCGGTTTCCACCAGCTCGAATCCCACGCCTCCCGCATGCGCTGGCGCAGCCAGGGCCGCTTCAGCGTGCCGATGACGGTGCGTATGCCCTATGGCGGCGGCGTCCGCGCGCTGGAACACCATTCGGAGAGCCGCGAGGTCTTCTACACCCACATGCCGGGCATGAAACTGGTCATCCCGTCGGGCCCGCGGAACGCGCGCGCGCTGCTGCTCGCGGCGATCCGCGACCCGGATCCGGTGGTGTTCTTCGAGCCCAAGGCGAGCTACCGCGCCTTCCGCGAGGAAGTCCCGGACGACGAGGAAGTCATGGAAATCGGACGCGCCCGTACCGCGCGCGAGGGCAGCGACCTGACAGTCGTTGCCTACGGGGCAATGCTACCGCGCGCGATGGAGGCGGCGGAACGGCTGTCGGAAGACGGCATCGAGGCCGACGTGATCGACCTGCTCACGCTCTCGCCGCTGGACTACGAGACGGTCGTCGACTCGGTCGCGCGAACGGGACGCTGCGTCGTGGTCCACGAGGCGCCGCTGAGCTACGGCCCGGCCGGCGAGATCGTCGCGCGGGTCAACGAGGGCTGTTTCCTGTCGCTGGAAGCGCCGGTCGCCCGTGTCGCCGGCCCGGACGTCCACATGCCCTATTTCGCGCGTGAACAGCTCTACCTGCCGGACGCAGACCGCATTCTCGACGCCTGCCGCCGCACGCTCGACTTCTGA
- a CDS encoding acid--CoA ligase, protein MTLPVYDWISHHAGVTPEAMAVIDLYSGRRQTYRDFDARVDACALYLRDGLGVGKGDRVAMLAHNSSDHFEVEFACRRIGAIFLPLNWRLAVPELEFIVGDADPKALIAGAEFMDAARVVAKTVGTPHLVQCADGEPSDYEKGLAATRGKCPIEPLVHDDTWALVYTSGTTGRPKGARITHGQAFFNAVNAAMKCELTCRSVGLVFLPLFHVGGLQLFANPNFHIGATNVVMRTFDPLHFLNVLSDPELGVSHAFGVPTNFLFASQLEEFADADLSRIVCLGIGGAACPQSLLETYAERDIILQNGWGMTETCTLGTLLPRHRAMEKIGSAGQAVMHTSVRVVDEQGRDVPAGVNGELWIKGPTITPGYWNRPDANATEFTDGWFHTGDAACMDEEGFVTIVDRYKDMFISGGENVYPAEIENVIYGLDGVAETAVIGVADDRWGEVGRAFVVTRQGSNLTEDAIIGHCRDNLAKFKVPKSVRFMDELPHNATGKVTKHQLPRD, encoded by the coding sequence ATGACCCTGCCCGTCTATGACTGGATTTCCCACCACGCCGGGGTGACGCCCGAGGCGATGGCCGTCATCGACCTGTATTCCGGGCGGCGGCAGACCTACCGGGACTTCGACGCCAGGGTGGACGCCTGCGCGCTCTACCTGCGCGACGGCCTGGGCGTCGGCAAGGGCGACAGGGTGGCGATGCTCGCCCACAACTCGTCGGACCATTTCGAGGTGGAGTTCGCCTGCCGGCGGATCGGTGCGATCTTCCTGCCGCTGAACTGGCGCCTCGCTGTACCGGAGCTGGAATTCATCGTCGGCGACGCCGACCCGAAGGCGCTGATCGCCGGCGCCGAGTTCATGGATGCCGCCCGCGTGGTCGCGAAGACGGTCGGCACGCCGCATCTGGTCCAGTGCGCCGACGGCGAACCCAGCGACTACGAAAAGGGGCTCGCGGCCACCCGCGGCAAGTGCCCGATCGAGCCGCTGGTCCACGATGACACCTGGGCGCTGGTCTACACCTCCGGCACCACGGGGCGGCCGAAGGGCGCGCGCATCACCCATGGCCAGGCCTTCTTCAACGCCGTGAACGCGGCGATGAAGTGCGAGCTGACCTGCCGCTCGGTCGGGCTGGTCTTCCTGCCGCTCTTTCACGTCGGCGGTCTGCAACTCTTCGCCAATCCGAACTTCCACATCGGCGCCACCAACGTCGTGATGCGCACCTTCGATCCGCTGCACTTCCTGAACGTGCTGTCGGATCCGGAGCTGGGCGTCAGCCACGCCTTCGGCGTGCCCACAAACTTTCTCTTCGCCTCCCAGCTGGAGGAATTCGCGGACGCCGACCTCTCGCGCATCGTCTGCCTCGGCATCGGCGGCGCGGCCTGCCCGCAGAGCCTGCTGGAGACCTATGCCGAGCGGGACATCATCTTGCAGAACGGTTGGGGCATGACCGAGACCTGCACGCTGGGCACGCTTCTGCCCAGGCATCGGGCCATGGAGAAGATCGGCTCGGCCGGGCAGGCGGTGATGCATACCTCGGTGCGCGTCGTCGACGAGCAGGGCCGGGACGTCCCCGCCGGCGTCAACGGCGAACTCTGGATCAAGGGGCCGACGATCACGCCGGGCTACTGGAACCGGCCGGACGCCAACGCGACCGAGTTCACCGACGGCTGGTTCCATACCGGCGACGCCGCCTGCATGGACGAGGAAGGCTTCGTCACCATCGTCGACCGCTACAAGGACATGTTCATCTCCGGCGGCGAGAACGTCTATCCGGCCGAGATCGAGAACGTGATCTACGGGTTGGACGGCGTCGCCGAGACCGCGGTGATCGGGGTGGCGGACGACCGCTGGGGGGAGGTAGGACGCGCCTTCGTGGTCACCCGGCAGGGTTCGAACCTGACCGAGGACGCGATCATCGGCCATTGCCGCGACAACCTGGCGAAGTTCAAGGTGCCGAAGTCGGTCCGCTTCATGGACGAGCTGCCGCACAACGCCACCGGCAAGGTCACCAAGCACCAACTGCCGCGGGACTGA
- a CDS encoding hydantoinase, with translation MSIDPVTLALVQNRLDHISRQMGFVMTRTARSPIFNQSHDFSCFIADAAGTLISQADGIPIHTGGGGFTVRALIEAFEGRIRPDDVFLSNDPYVAGGNHLPDWVISRPVFVEGELAAWACNRAHQSDIGGGAAGTYNPEATEIFHEGLRLPPLRLIEKGETRDDLWQLLLLNSRTPELMDGDLRAMIGSTRIGAERIEELLRDLGRAEGAGYFDALLDYADMRFREACAEIPPGRYEAEEITDNDCFEKRDIHIRVRIDRTADGLTVDFTGTDPQMKGFKNSSIANTYSAVYMALSSFFDPDLPRNEGAFRSVKIVAPLGTVVNPRPPAPMTMCTVFVAHEIVHAIWKALGDAVPSRACAGWGKTIHNITSGRAAGSAEPFVMYNWAANAAGGAVRGRDGFNQIGLLIALGGLHLPNAETYERIYPVRILQQEFRTDGGGAGEFRGGTGVDYRVETLTEATYSFRGEGIGQVSGFGIKGGGGGLTGSMTLHPAGAEDFEAPQYGVRHFPPALLEAHSPGGGGYGDPRTRSVEAVLRDVMDGVVSPEAAERAYGVAIAPDGRSVDARRTSELRGAA, from the coding sequence ATGAGCATCGATCCCGTCACGCTCGCGCTGGTGCAGAACCGGCTGGATCACATCTCCCGCCAGATGGGCTTCGTCATGACCCGCACGGCGCGCAGCCCGATCTTCAACCAGAGCCACGACTTCTCCTGCTTCATCGCGGACGCCGCCGGCACGCTGATCAGCCAGGCCGACGGGATCCCGATCCACACCGGCGGCGGCGGCTTCACCGTGCGGGCGCTGATCGAGGCGTTCGAGGGGCGCATCCGCCCCGATGATGTCTTTCTCTCCAACGACCCCTATGTCGCCGGCGGCAACCACCTGCCCGACTGGGTGATTTCCCGGCCGGTCTTCGTCGAAGGCGAACTGGCGGCCTGGGCCTGCAATCGGGCCCACCAGTCCGACATCGGCGGCGGGGCCGCCGGCACCTACAACCCGGAAGCGACGGAGATCTTCCACGAGGGGCTGCGCCTGCCCCCGCTCCGGCTGATCGAGAAGGGCGAGACCCGCGACGATCTCTGGCAGCTTCTGCTGCTCAACAGCCGCACGCCAGAACTGATGGACGGCGACCTGCGCGCCATGATCGGCTCAACGCGGATCGGTGCGGAGCGGATCGAGGAACTGCTGCGCGACCTGGGCCGGGCCGAGGGCGCGGGCTATTTCGATGCGCTGCTCGACTATGCCGACATGCGTTTCCGGGAGGCCTGCGCCGAAATTCCGCCCGGCCGCTACGAGGCCGAGGAGATCACCGACAACGACTGCTTCGAGAAGCGCGACATCCATATCCGCGTCCGCATCGACCGGACGGCCGACGGGCTGACCGTCGACTTCACCGGCACCGACCCGCAGATGAAGGGGTTCAAGAACTCCTCGATCGCCAACACCTACTCCGCGGTCTACATGGCCCTTTCCTCCTTTTTCGATCCCGATCTGCCGCGCAACGAAGGCGCCTTCCGCTCGGTGAAGATCGTCGCGCCGCTGGGCACGGTGGTGAACCCGCGCCCGCCGGCGCCGATGACCATGTGCACGGTCTTCGTCGCGCACGAAATCGTCCACGCCATCTGGAAGGCGCTGGGCGACGCCGTGCCGTCCCGGGCCTGCGCCGGATGGGGCAAGACCATCCACAACATCACCTCGGGCCGGGCGGCGGGCAGCGCCGAGCCCTTCGTGATGTACAACTGGGCCGCCAACGCCGCCGGCGGCGCGGTCCGGGGCCGGGACGGATTCAACCAGATCGGCCTGCTGATCGCACTGGGCGGGCTGCACCTGCCCAATGCCGAGACCTACGAACGGATCTATCCGGTGCGCATCCTGCAGCAGGAATTCCGCACCGACGGCGGCGGCGCCGGCGAATTCCGTGGCGGCACCGGCGTGGACTACCGCGTCGAGACCCTGACCGAGGCGACCTACTCCTTCCGGGGCGAGGGAATCGGCCAGGTCTCCGGTTTCGGCATCAAGGGCGGCGGCGGCGGACTGACCGGCTCGATGACCCTCCATCCTGCCGGGGCTGAGGATTTCGAGGCGCCGCAATACGGCGTGCGCCACTTCCCGCCGGCCCTGCTGGAAGCCCACTCACCCGGCGGCGGCGGCTATGGCGATCCGCGGACGCGGTCCGTCGAGGCGGTGCTGCGCGACGTGATGGACGGCGTGGTCAGCCCGGAAGCGGCCGAGCGGGCCTATGGCGTCGCCATCGCACCGGACGGCCGCTCGGTCGACGCCCGGCGGACCTCCGAACTTCGCGGCGCGGCCTGA